The Terriglobus roseus sequence TATCGTCGGCCCATAGAAGAATGGAGCGATAGCATCGAACTCGACCCTAGAAAGGATCACAGTTTTGCCTACGCTGTCTTGTATCGTTTTCCGTATGGAGGCGCAGATCAAAAGCTGCCGTTCACCCACGACACGCGTGAGGGCGTGCCACTTGTTACTGGCCACCGCGAGCACGCGCGCTTCGTTCTCAGTCCGTACAAGATTTTTTCTCCATGGCGAGAGAAGAGACCGTTGGTACTGAAAGCTTCGTATCAGGGCCTTCTGCTGCTGCTCGCGTTGCTGCGCAACCTGCAACTCAACTTCTTCGCAAGCCATGAGGACAGCGGCACTGTCATACCGATGCCATAAGTCGCCCACGCTCAATCCTCCATCCGTGGAAATTTTACCCGAGAGTGTGCCGGTCTTCTCGTCTGTGCACAAACGTGCGTCGCCAAGTTGCGCAAAATGAATGCCCATATTGATAGGGCGGATTCGATAGCTTGTCCTCGACAAGTGGTCCAAATTTTTCTGAACCGTTTTAGAGAATTCCAGCTGCCGTTACCCATGCCGCCAGGCGTGCGCAAAAGGCTTAAGACTTTGGCCTCAGCCGAGGGCTAAGGCACAGATAACTTCCATGCACCGCTGGTGCCGCTTGTGTCGAAGGTTTCTTGGAACCGCTATCCCTAGTGCGCGCAAACTTCTGGAGACCGGCAGCACGTCAGCTTAAGCAAGGGTCTGGACCGCGACCTGCAAGTGCAAGTCTTGCCGAGCCCGACGGGACAGGTTTTCCTTTCATCCCAAGGGGCTGGAGGTCCCCCGCTCTTTCGCTCGAACGCTTCCGCACCTAAGAGAGTGCCAGGACTGACTCGAAGCAGCAGATATCGCTTTTGCTTCTCCGCCTTGCCGGCGATATGGATGACGCTCGGATCGAACTTGCTCTCCAAGGCGCAATCCCAGTGCTTCGAAACGTGCCTTCACTTTCGAGGAGGATCGTGTACCTATCGGCGCGCCATACCGATCTGTCCCGGCGCAATTTGCATATCGAGCCGGGTAGCACTGCTCGCCTCTGGTAGAAGCACGCTGAAAAGGATGGCTTTGTGCCGCTTAGACTTTCGGTCTGCGTTCAGCATGCCACTGTGGAGAATCCGCGCCCTTCGAGCGTACTTCCCTTCCGCAACCGGTCGCGAACCTCTGCGAGGGATGGACTCCGTGTCCACGGCAAGCTGTCGCCCATTTCCGAAGGTTCCATCCAGTCGCCGAGGGAGAGAATGGCGATTGCACACCCGTTGACCACGCACGCACTGCGGAAAGCGAAGAAAAAGACATCGATTACGAACAAATCGGCCCTATAGGCCACCTCGGACAGAAACCAGTAGCCAAGACTGCCCATAAGGCCGCGCTCACTCAGCACGATTAGCATGCTTCATTCCGTTCACGGCCGCGAGCTGAACGAAATGTGCTCTGAGCGACGGACTTAGTGGTTAGAGTCACGTACGCTTTGCCGTGCAGTCGGATCGCTCTGTGAAGCCTTCCGGGAAGGAAATGCGTGCCTCCTTCGCAAGACGAATTACGTCACCAAGCTTTGATTTTCGCAGCAGTCCAGACTATAGGTGATGGCCTGATCCTCGTGGATCGGGAGAACAGAATTATCTATATCAATCCTGCGGCCGAGCGGTTAACGGGTTGGTTTTTACAAGACGCTTCAGGAAAGCCTCTTGGGGTCGTCTTCCGAATCATCAACGCTATCACGAAAGAGCCCGATTGGAATCCGGTTCTGCCAACTATGGAGGACGACCAGCAGTACCTGCTGCTACCAAACAGCTTACTTCTGAGGAAAGATGGCACCGAGGTCGTAGTGGAGGATTCGGTCAACCCAATTCATGACGCGGCAGGTGAAGTCATCGGTGCCACCATTGTTTTCAGGGATGTCGAGAAAAACCGGGCGATCCTTCTGCAGGTGTTGGCTCGTGCTCAGCGCGATCCCCTGACCAATCTTCCGAACCGAGCCTTCTTCGAAGAAACCTTAAACAAGTTGGATCCCAAGGAGGACCACTACGCACTCCTGTACTTGGACCTAGACAACTTCAAAGCCGTCAACGACACGTGGGGTCATCTCACGGGCGACGTGATCTTAGGTGTGCTCGCGCGGCGACTGCGCGAAACTGCTCCAACCACCAGTACGGTCTGTCGTTGGGGCGGGGATGAATTCGCCGTGCTCCTCCGCAATATTCGAAACTCCGAAGAAGCCAACGGAGTACTCGTTGCATTGCAAGCTGCGTTAGCTGAGCCCATCGCTCTGCAGGCCGCCACCATTCGGATAAATGTCAGCATCGGCGTTGCGTTAAGCTCCAAAGGATCGGTCGCCGGCCTCTTGGGCGTCGCCGACCATGCCATGTATCACGCTAAACGGGCCGACAAGGAGAGAGCAGCAAGGAGCGACATTTCAGGATCACCAGCGTTTCGCCGGAACTTTGTGCACCCCCCGCCGACTCCATCAACCTTCACAGAAACTGACATGATCTTGCATTTTCAACCGATCGTCGATCTTGCAACCGGCAGAATCACCGGCGCCGAGGCGCTTGCGCGCACGCGTGACACAGCGACCCTGCCTGCGGATTTAATTACGAACGCGGAGCGCAACGGAACGATCATCGGTTTGGGCCAAGCGGTTCTACGGGGTGGTTTGAGGCAGCAGGCAGAGTGGCGAAAGGCAGGTCACGAGGATCTCTGCATGAGTGTTAATGTTTCCGCCATTGAACTACTTAATCCTTCTTGTCTACATCATCTCGACCGGATTCTGGAGGAAGAGTCGTATATCCCCGGGCGAGTGATCATCGAGCTGACGGAATCGTCCTCCCTACATACAGAACAGCAAAGTTCGCTGATCAAAGCGATGGCGAGAAGAGACCTGCAAATCGCCATCGACGATTTTGGTGTCGGCTATTCCAACCTGAACTATTTACGTCGCCTGCCAATCAGCATCCTCAAGATTGATCGCGACTTCCTTCGGGAAATGCCTGACTCGGATCAGGATGCCAGCCTCGTCAGGGCAATGATCGCGCTTGCACGCAGCCTGAAGCGCTCGGTGATTGCTGAAGGGGTCGAAACAGAGGCCCAGCGAAAGCTCTTACAAGAGATGCGCTGTGCTAAAGGTCAAGGTTTCCTCTTTAGTCCAGCTGTGCCGCCCGATCGATTCTTGACTCTTCTACGGTCACCGCCGCAGACGCAGACATAGACTCATGCTCGCGGTGGATATTTCCGCACGATGTTCCGAACAGTAAATCCCAACGGCTGTCTTGTCTATGATGAGCAGTCCACAGCGTCGACAAACTTTCGCACGTTAGCACCTAATCCTCTGCTTGCGCGGAACTCACAGATCGCTTCCGTAACGCTTCACAACAAACAAGTTGGGTCAGACTTACCTCACATCGCGCACGGGGCTGTTTGAAACAGCAACAACGAGCGTACCGTTGGCGTCTTGAAAGTAAAGACCTGCTTGTCCGCACGATTGCTGAGCGAATGCACAATGCACCGCCGGTGCCTAGACTCTTTCGCTGTGGTTGACGAAAGACTCTAGAGGAGCAGGTCCACATATGACTTCGCAGGGTGAAGTCGAGCACCACCAGCCTTACGCTGTGAGGTGTTAAAAGGGGCACCCAAGAGGAAGCATTCAAGGAGTAAAACCTGATAGAGGCCTCTCCTGGAGTGATGCTTAGGTTCGACGCGCGTGCTCCACGTTCAGAATGCGGGACCTTCTTTTAGCAACACATCCCATGAGGACGAATTGCAGATCTCTGGCCTCGATAGGGTAGGTCAGGAACGCATCTGCAACACCGAATGGTTCACCAGAACGTTCGCCAACCTCGAAGGGGAAGGCCGTGTGAAAGACCACAGCGGTTAGGTCGAGATTCGGATCTTTCCGGATCTCCGCGCACACATTTCCTCCACCGATATCCGGCATCCGGAGATCCAGGAGCACGACGTCTGGAGACAGCTTCCGAGCCATTTGAAGACCGTCCGCCCCAGTCAGAGTATAAGTCGCCTCATAGGTGTCTCCAGCAAGCATCTTCATCAAGAGAAGGCAATGAGATTCGTTATCGTTGACAACTAGAACCGTTTGTTTCCGCATAGGGCACCGTGTGATAAGCGTTATGATGCCAGGCAACACCCTCAATGAGTAAGAGATCCGGATCAGTTCAGATCGCATCCTCCGTCCCTAAGTGATATATGTCTCCTTCGGAC is a genomic window containing:
- a CDS encoding putative bifunctional diguanylate cyclase/phosphodiesterase; translated protein: MPPSQDELRHQALIFAAVQTIGDGLILVDRENRIIYINPAAERLTGWFLQDASGKPLGVVFRIINAITKEPDWNPVLPTMEDDQQYLLLPNSLLLRKDGTEVVVEDSVNPIHDAAGEVIGATIVFRDVEKNRAILLQVLARAQRDPLTNLPNRAFFEETLNKLDPKEDHYALLYLDLDNFKAVNDTWGHLTGDVILGVLARRLRETAPTTSTVCRWGGDEFAVLLRNIRNSEEANGVLVALQAALAEPIALQAATIRINVSIGVALSSKGSVAGLLGVADHAMYHAKRADKERAARSDISGSPAFRRNFVHPPPTPSTFTETDMILHFQPIVDLATGRITGAEALARTRDTATLPADLITNAERNGTIIGLGQAVLRGGLRQQAEWRKAGHEDLCMSVNVSAIELLNPSCLHHLDRILEEESYIPGRVIIELTESSSLHTEQQSSLIKAMARRDLQIAIDDFGVGYSNLNYLRRLPISILKIDRDFLREMPDSDQDASLVRAMIALARSLKRSVIAEGVETEAQRKLLQEMRCAKGQGFLFSPAVPPDRFLTLLRSPPQTQT
- a CDS encoding response regulator — protein: MRSELIRISYSLRVLPGIITLITRCPMRKQTVLVVNDNESHCLLLMKMLAGDTYEATYTLTGADGLQMARKLSPDVVLLDLRMPDIGGGNVCAEIRKDPNLDLTAVVFHTAFPFEVGERSGEPFGVADAFLTYPIEARDLQFVLMGCVAKRRSRILNVEHARRT